One window from the genome of Mastacembelus armatus chromosome 18, fMasArm1.2, whole genome shotgun sequence encodes:
- the LOC113125166 gene encoding E3 ubiquitin-protein ligase RNF19B-like isoform X1 — translation MIIFSINFFPPYRRIKMSTQGQAERRYDPLDTTLTFVNRIDDLDPVCSEVGDGCLRAQMSCGHAVTPESLMRWCRSQLNEGNYKFRCPAIVEGTTRCNQLWSYKEVRRLADLSVEEMQYFEETMARLAAAAYCEMQPCPQCKTNIERKNLSNLCVRCTICTADQKQSYQFCWQCLKPWKGKAPTADRCDNVGCINQDLELLKNCKDTTLPQVRGVDKCPSIRACPTCGQRVEHDRSGCKNVICPRCQKEFCFVCLKLTPVCLKTSTHFVACSDGVVPRQTSIPVWRR, via the exons atgattattttcagtattaatttttttcccccatataGGAGAATCAAAATGAGCACCCAGggacaggcagagaggagatACGACCCACTAGATACCACTCTGACATTTGTCAACAGGATAGACGACTTGGACCCAGTGT GTTCAGAAGTTGGTGATGGCTGTCTCAGAGCACAGATGTCCTGCGGCCACGCTGTCACTCCTGAGTCTCTAATGCGTTGGTGTCGCAGTCAGCTGAATGAG GGCAATTACAAATTCAGATGCCCTGCGATAGTAGAAGGAACCACACGGTGCAACCAGCTGTGGTCGTACAAAGAGGTTCGCAGGCTGGCTGATCTGTCTGTGGAGGAAATGCAGTACTTTGAGGAGACCATGGCACGTCTGGCTGCTGCGGCATACTGTGAGATGCAGCCA TGCCCACAGTGCAAAACAAACATAGAGAGGAAGAATCTCTCCAACCTGTGTGTCCGGTGCACCATATGTACAGCTGATCAGAAGCAGTCCTATCAGTTCTGCTGGCAGTGTCTGAAGCCGTGGAAAGGTAAAGCCCCGACGGCTGATCGCTGTGACAATGTCGGCTGCATCAACCAGGACCTGGAGCTTCTCAAGAACTGCAAGGACACCACCCTCCCTCAGGTGAGGGGGGTCGACAAATGCCCCTCCATCCGGGCCTGTCCCACCTGTGGTCAGAGAGTGGAGCACGACAGATCGGGCTGCAAGAACGTCATCTGTCCTCGCTGTCAGAAGGAGTTCTGCTTCGTGTGTCTAAAGCTCACTCCGGTCTGCCTGAAGACAAGCACCCACTTCGTCGCCTGCAGTGACGGGGTGGTCCCCAGACAGACCTCCATACCTGTGTGGCGCAGATAA
- the LOC113125166 gene encoding E3 ubiquitin-protein ligase RNF19B-like isoform X2, which translates to MSTQGQAERRYDPLDTTLTFVNRIDDLDPVCSEVGDGCLRAQMSCGHAVTPESLMRWCRSQLNEGNYKFRCPAIVEGTTRCNQLWSYKEVRRLADLSVEEMQYFEETMARLAAAAYCEMQPCPQCKTNIERKNLSNLCVRCTICTADQKQSYQFCWQCLKPWKGKAPTADRCDNVGCINQDLELLKNCKDTTLPQVRGVDKCPSIRACPTCGQRVEHDRSGCKNVICPRCQKEFCFVCLKLTPVCLKTSTHFVACSDGVVPRQTSIPVWRR; encoded by the exons ATGAGCACCCAGggacaggcagagaggagatACGACCCACTAGATACCACTCTGACATTTGTCAACAGGATAGACGACTTGGACCCAGTGT GTTCAGAAGTTGGTGATGGCTGTCTCAGAGCACAGATGTCCTGCGGCCACGCTGTCACTCCTGAGTCTCTAATGCGTTGGTGTCGCAGTCAGCTGAATGAG GGCAATTACAAATTCAGATGCCCTGCGATAGTAGAAGGAACCACACGGTGCAACCAGCTGTGGTCGTACAAAGAGGTTCGCAGGCTGGCTGATCTGTCTGTGGAGGAAATGCAGTACTTTGAGGAGACCATGGCACGTCTGGCTGCTGCGGCATACTGTGAGATGCAGCCA TGCCCACAGTGCAAAACAAACATAGAGAGGAAGAATCTCTCCAACCTGTGTGTCCGGTGCACCATATGTACAGCTGATCAGAAGCAGTCCTATCAGTTCTGCTGGCAGTGTCTGAAGCCGTGGAAAGGTAAAGCCCCGACGGCTGATCGCTGTGACAATGTCGGCTGCATCAACCAGGACCTGGAGCTTCTCAAGAACTGCAAGGACACCACCCTCCCTCAGGTGAGGGGGGTCGACAAATGCCCCTCCATCCGGGCCTGTCCCACCTGTGGTCAGAGAGTGGAGCACGACAGATCGGGCTGCAAGAACGTCATCTGTCCTCGCTGTCAGAAGGAGTTCTGCTTCGTGTGTCTAAAGCTCACTCCGGTCTGCCTGAAGACAAGCACCCACTTCGTCGCCTGCAGTGACGGGGTGGTCCCCAGACAGACCTCCATACCTGTGTGGCGCAGATAA
- the LOC113125166 gene encoding E3 ubiquitin-protein ligase RNF19B-like isoform X3, whose amino-acid sequence MSCGHAVTPESLMRWCRSQLNEGNYKFRCPAIVEGTTRCNQLWSYKEVRRLADLSVEEMQYFEETMARLAAAAYCEMQPCPQCKTNIERKNLSNLCVRCTICTADQKQSYQFCWQCLKPWKGKAPTADRCDNVGCINQDLELLKNCKDTTLPQVRGVDKCPSIRACPTCGQRVEHDRSGCKNVICPRCQKEFCFVCLKLTPVCLKTSTHFVACSDGVVPRQTSIPVWRR is encoded by the exons ATGTCCTGCGGCCACGCTGTCACTCCTGAGTCTCTAATGCGTTGGTGTCGCAGTCAGCTGAATGAG GGCAATTACAAATTCAGATGCCCTGCGATAGTAGAAGGAACCACACGGTGCAACCAGCTGTGGTCGTACAAAGAGGTTCGCAGGCTGGCTGATCTGTCTGTGGAGGAAATGCAGTACTTTGAGGAGACCATGGCACGTCTGGCTGCTGCGGCATACTGTGAGATGCAGCCA TGCCCACAGTGCAAAACAAACATAGAGAGGAAGAATCTCTCCAACCTGTGTGTCCGGTGCACCATATGTACAGCTGATCAGAAGCAGTCCTATCAGTTCTGCTGGCAGTGTCTGAAGCCGTGGAAAGGTAAAGCCCCGACGGCTGATCGCTGTGACAATGTCGGCTGCATCAACCAGGACCTGGAGCTTCTCAAGAACTGCAAGGACACCACCCTCCCTCAGGTGAGGGGGGTCGACAAATGCCCCTCCATCCGGGCCTGTCCCACCTGTGGTCAGAGAGTGGAGCACGACAGATCGGGCTGCAAGAACGTCATCTGTCCTCGCTGTCAGAAGGAGTTCTGCTTCGTGTGTCTAAAGCTCACTCCGGTCTGCCTGAAGACAAGCACCCACTTCGTCGCCTGCAGTGACGGGGTGGTCCCCAGACAGACCTCCATACCTGTGTGGCGCAGATAA